One window of Bacteroidota bacterium genomic DNA carries:
- a CDS encoding S46 family peptidase, whose product MNRSLLLFLAAALVWGCGTVTPTTAPDPAPAMAEAVEEAEDTAEEMMDDAEDAMETMEEDMEAMASAAPLSFDPDTVQAGRFDNGRMFTLDNPPLDYFRERYNFTPDADWFERARLGAIRLPNCSASFVSPHGLLLTNHHCGRSSLTEATREGEDLPRDGFYAETLADERPVDYPAEQLTEIIDVTAEVEAAADAVEGDQARSAARDEAIEAIQTRLAEERGGEEAGVSVEVITLYAGGQFKAYIFQKYDDVRLVFAPEDRLGKFGGDPDNFTYPRYSLDFTLFRVYDDNGEPVSSDVYFPWSDNGAAEGDLVFVIGNPGSTTRLQTVSELLFRRDFTEAYILRLLATREVALKQFIDANPDHPQTPEVRDSFLGAANGRKAYTGRVEGLQDSYIIARRQAAQDDFRAAIMADPAMAEEYGGLFDAIAANRDAARSDAPLFGALLAITSPAYASQTMRRALLSYFYAAQKSSGVPEENLAGLKGNILSEDIPSELDALMVEARLRDFQFYLGEDDPLTQAALGGMDPAERARMLVANTVFADSAATAAFLASDDILQSDDPAFAIAQALAPRFGMMQQAQGQSGAELEELSSRLARARFEVYGESIPPDATFSLRISDGVVKGYEYNGTVAPAFTTMFGLYDHYHSYCDADGTAKDDLFTSIDGAANCDWDLPDNWLNPGAGFDYTTPMNFVSTNDIIGGNSGSPVLNRDLEIVGVAFDGNINSLPGNYIFDDTFNRTVSVDSRGMLESIRDIYQATRLVEELTEGTLPE is encoded by the coding sequence ATGAACCGATCGTTGTTGCTCTTCCTAGCCGCCGCCCTTGTGTGGGGCTGTGGCACTGTCACCCCCACGACCGCGCCCGACCCCGCGCCAGCCATGGCTGAGGCGGTCGAGGAGGCCGAAGACACGGCCGAAGAGATGATGGACGACGCCGAAGACGCCATGGAGACGATGGAAGAGGACATGGAAGCGATGGCTAGCGCCGCACCGCTCTCGTTCGACCCCGACACCGTCCAGGCCGGTCGCTTCGACAACGGGCGCATGTTTACGCTCGACAACCCACCGCTCGACTACTTCCGCGAGCGCTACAACTTCACGCCGGACGCTGACTGGTTTGAGCGGGCCCGCCTCGGCGCTATCCGCCTCCCCAACTGCTCGGCCTCGTTCGTGTCGCCGCACGGGTTACTCCTTACCAACCACCACTGTGGGCGCTCCAGCCTGACCGAGGCGACCCGTGAGGGCGAAGACCTGCCCCGCGATGGCTTCTATGCCGAGACGCTGGCCGACGAGCGCCCCGTGGACTACCCCGCCGAGCAACTCACCGAAATCATTGATGTGACCGCGGAAGTCGAGGCCGCCGCTGACGCCGTAGAAGGCGACCAGGCGCGCAGCGCCGCCCGCGACGAAGCCATCGAAGCCATTCAGACGCGGCTTGCTGAAGAGCGGGGTGGGGAAGAGGCTGGCGTGAGCGTAGAAGTGATTACGCTCTACGCCGGGGGCCAGTTCAAGGCGTACATCTTCCAGAAGTACGACGATGTCCGTCTTGTCTTCGCGCCGGAAGACCGCCTTGGCAAATTCGGCGGTGACCCGGACAACTTCACCTACCCACGCTACAGCCTCGACTTTACGCTCTTCCGCGTCTACGACGACAACGGCGAGCCGGTCAGTTCGGACGTCTACTTCCCGTGGTCGGACAACGGTGCGGCCGAGGGCGACCTCGTCTTTGTGATCGGCAACCCCGGCTCCACGACGCGCCTCCAGACCGTCTCCGAGCTGCTCTTCCGCCGCGACTTCACGGAAGCCTACATCCTCCGTCTGCTCGCGACCCGCGAGGTGGCGCTCAAGCAGTTTATCGACGCCAACCCAGACCACCCGCAGACGCCAGAGGTACGTGACAGCTTCCTCGGGGCTGCCAATGGCCGCAAGGCCTACACGGGGCGCGTAGAGGGTCTCCAGGACTCCTACATCATAGCTCGCCGTCAGGCTGCGCAGGACGACTTCCGCGCCGCCATCATGGCCGACCCGGCGATGGCGGAGGAATATGGTGGCCTTTTCGACGCCATCGCAGCCAACCGCGATGCTGCCCGGTCCGACGCTCCGCTCTTTGGCGCGCTCCTAGCGATCACGAGCCCCGCCTATGCCTCGCAGACGATGCGCCGGGCACTGCTGAGCTACTTCTACGCCGCACAGAAGTCGAGCGGCGTGCCGGAGGAAAACCTGGCCGGGCTGAAAGGCAACATCCTGTCCGAGGACATCCCCAGCGAGCTCGACGCGCTGATGGTAGAAGCACGCCTCCGCGACTTCCAGTTCTACCTGGGCGAGGACGATCCGCTCACGCAGGCGGCCCTCGGGGGTATGGATCCGGCAGAGCGCGCCCGGATGCTCGTCGCCAACACGGTCTTCGCCGACTCCGCAGCCACCGCAGCCTTCCTGGCATCGGACGACATCCTGCAATCGGACGACCCGGCCTTTGCCATCGCGCAGGCTCTTGCGCCGCGCTTCGGCATGATGCAGCAGGCCCAAGGCCAGTCGGGCGCCGAGCTCGAAGAGCTGTCGAGCCGCCTCGCCCGCGCCCGCTTTGAGGTCTACGGCGAGTCGATCCCGCCGGACGCGACGTTCTCGCTCCGCATCTCGGACGGCGTCGTGAAGGGCTACGAATACAACGGCACCGTCGCCCCGGCCTTCACCACCATGTTTGGGCTCTACGACCACTACCACTCGTACTGCGACGCTGACGGCACAGCCAAAGACGACCTCTTCACGAGCATCGACGGCGCGGCCAACTGCGACTGGGACCTCCCCGACAACTGGCTCAACCCCGGCGCAGGCTTCGACTACACCACCCCGATGAACTTCGTCTCGACAAACGATATCATCGGTGGCAACTCGGGTTCGCCGGTGCTCAACCGCGACCTCGAGATCGTCGGCGTTGCCTTCGACGGCAACATCAACAGCCTGCCGGGCAACTACATCTTCGACGACACCTTCAACCGCACTGTCTCCGTCGACTCGCGCGGCATGCTCGA